The genomic segment CATTCTCTACCTCTATTTCCTGACTCTTGGTCTCAATATATGAGccttaaaatagaaaagagaacagTAAAGATAATCCTCCCATgtgaataaagtaaaatatttaaaaagtatgctTGACATACAGTAATTTGATAGCCAAGGACAGGGGTGGGCACTACTTTAATCTTTGTATAATTTTTACTTTTGAATCATGTGAACAACAGctatttgcttttgcttttttttttttttttctggtattgggacctcatgcatataCAATTTCACTACTGAGACTTTTCATTCTCTTCTTATCTCAGATACAGacggaaagagggaaagacaccacagcaccacctcacTCCCCATTTGAGGGGCTCTGCCCAGTGCATGATGTTCCCAGGTAGTGCTGGAGTTCAAACCCACGGCTTTCTGCATGGTAAGGCatatgctctgccaggtgagctatttttttcccctttcccatgggaattatccctggggctcagtgtctgcctgTCTGGGTATTTATGCATGGTGATGTGCATACTCCACCATGcttgtcatcacctggcccctacttacTTATTTGGGAAAAAGGGCAGGGGTGATAACATAACAGTTACACAAAGAAATTCTTATTCCtgggaatgttatccatgtacaaacgattgtatttactgttgaatgtaaaacattaattccccaataaagaaataaatttttaaaaaaaaaagggcaacaaaaatggggaaaaaatggcctccaggagcagtggatttgtggagcaggcaccgagcccagcaataaccctggaggttactAAATTCTGAGATTACTTGCTAATAAATTATGTTAaaagcttaagaaaaaaaagaaattcttattcctgtggtctgggagatgtcacagcagataaagcactggactcttaggggtgaggccctgagttcaatctccgacagcacatgtaccagagtgatgtctggttctttctctatctcctcctttttctaatgaataaataaataaataaataaataaataaataaataaataaaagctttaaaaaagaaaggaagaaagaaattcttATTCCTGAAGCTTTACTATCTAtttaggttcaattcctagcagcactataaagcagagctgagcagggctctggtaaaaagatgaaagaaaaaatgtgtgtgtattaAATTGGTTTGGGACCATTTATGTGCATAAAACCAATGTCTTTTTAATCTgccaattttatttttaccaataGGCACTTGCTAAATAGATAGCTTCTTAGACTTTGTGCGAACTACTTATGTGTGTGACGGGGGTGTTCCCACAGGACTTTGATGTGGCTGTGAAATTATActtctgaaatctttttttttttaattatctttatttattgactagagacggccagaaattgagagggaagggggaaacagtgagggggagtgacagagaaacacctgcagccctgcttcaccacttgcaaagctttccccctgtaggtggggaccaggggctcgaacctgggtccttatgcattgtaacgtgtgtgctcagtcagtTGCTCCACCATGTGACCCCTCCatgaaatctttattcatgagaaatgatagaagagagagagagaaagaaccagacatcactctggtacatgtgctgctggggattgaactcaggacctcatgcttgagagtcctaagTCTTACAcactgctacctcctggaccatgaaataaaatattttttaaaaagttaaaggaagggagtcaggccttagtgaagcaggttaagcgcacatggcaaagcacaaggatgtcaaaagatccgggttcgagaccccgtctccccacctgcaggggagtcgattcacaggcggtgaagcgggtctgcaggtgtctgtctttctctctctctctctgtcttcccctcctctctccatttctctctgtcctatccaacaatgacatcaacaacaatatgaactacaacaataaaacaataagggcaacaaaaggaaataaatataaaaaactttttaaaaaaaagttaaaggagtggtctgggaggtggtgcaatggataaagcattggattctcaagtatgaggtcccgagttcaatccccagcagcacatgtaccagagtgttacctggttctttctctctctcctcctatctttttcattaaagtaaataaataaaatattaaaaaaaaagttaaaggaaaaaTGGTGGGGAGCACAGCTATTGTGAATACAATCTATGCTTTTAAAGCATAACCCAAGTCCACGTGCAATTTAAATATAATTCATAGTTGGCTTTCTTAACGTAACACGCTTACCTCTTTTTTGTCTTTGAACTTGTCGATTTCTTTCTTCAGAAGCTCCACTCTTTGAAAGGATTCAAGGTTATTCACACTGTACACAAGGACAAAACCGTCAGCAAACGAGAAGTAGTGCCTTGGCAGCTCCACACCCTCCTGCAGGCCTCTGGTGTCGTAAAGGTGTAACTGCTCCTTCACTCCCCGATCCGTCTCCACTGAAGCCATATACACATCTTCCATTGTTTCACAGTCTTCCATTCCTAGGATTCACAAGAAAGCACTCTTTGGAAAACTCGGTACCATCTGTAAAGTACCTTCTTGTCTTTTAGAAACAGGCTTTGTGGGTGGcgatatagcatagtggttatgcaaagagacgttcatgcctgaggcgctcaagtcccaggttcagtcctccacaccgccctaagccagagttgagcagtgctctggtaaaaaagaaacaggctttgAGAAGTGGCTCAAAGTGCAGCAGGGGTTTTATGCCTAAGGCAcaaagttcaatcccaggtactTCATCCACGTGAGGACCATGCTTtggcctctctctttcataaaatacaaTTAATCTTTGCAACAAGATGCTAAAACAAGGAAGTGGTTTGCTAGGTTCCCTACTTACTATAGTACATGTAAGAGTCCTATTTcctagttcacctggtagaatgctaGGCTTCATGCCTGCAGTTCCTGGCTCCATCTCTGACACTGCCTGTGCTGCAGTGATACTCTAACTTGTctttctgcctcatgtgaaattctcgcattaataaataaaataatctttaaaaaaagaaatctgggctggacttccggaggcggagctactagcagcagatcgctttctgtcatctcctctctcccggatcaactaggaacaccaaaggagaccacccgggaccgaaacaagacaggactagaatgaccacaggaacccagtaaatcacccgtgagtacaaacacatgtggctggtgacagagaggagagaagggcctaaggagagattaagtgactgctaacagtccagcagtttatcagtggagacaccacctgcagtctgctccaccaaggagacagcttaagggaggagaggactccccagagactcaccaagtgcagctctgagtctccattgctactaccctcagaatctggagcagcgacagggagggacaccaggggacagagatctaaccaggaaactcagaagacctatacctaggtggcatagctgaggggctgtgaaagtctctttgcataaccactggattatctctgccacaccctgctttatctcttggtcaggagtcagtgattaagctaagaagcctattgatagtttaaaagccctcaggctcccagagcctacagggaagggaaaaaaaaaaaaaagaaagaggcttttaaaccactcagggattgaaataactgttaacttccaccactgtgaacgctttaattaatttacttagacacaagtcaatcaaggcaatagtgatcaataatttgaaaagtactgataaagggaactcataacataatatataaaatggttaaaacaacaagaaaaaatattggagactcgaaccaggacaagagtccagctaagagtcctccagagggtgaagcacaaaataatgagttcaacatccaaacattagctaaggaaataataacaggagtaaagaattcgaaaaaattgtaatcagaaatgcaggaacaacaaatgagaatatggaagaaaatactaattatctcatggttattagagagctgaaagctgaaatcgctgagctaagaaggcaactagctgaacaagctaaaacagtatcagagcagggaaacaaaatagatgaactccagaaaacagtagagggcagagagactagaataaatgaggctgaagaaagaattagcaagattgaggatgaattagagacaactaaaaaagaagtaagagattaagagatgctgaaaacaacaacagagtcctatgggatgacttcaaaagaaacaatatacgcattattggcataccagaggaagaaacagaaggagaggaagaaagcattttccaggccatagtagctgaaaacttctctagtccagacaacatcaaaaacataaagactcaagaagcccagagggtcccaaacagaattaacccaaacctaaagacaccaagacatgtcatacttagaatggaaaggaataaggataaagaaaggatcctgaaggctgcaagagaaaaacaaagagtcacctacaaaggaaaacccataagattagcagcagacttctccatacaaacactacaggccagaagagaatggcaagatatctatcgagtgctcagtgagaaaggctttcagccaagaatactatatcctgctagactgtcattcagactagagggaggcatcaaaaccttctcagacaagcaacagttgaaggaatcaaccatcaccaagcctgccctgaaagaagttctgaaaggtctcctataaacaaccagaccaccacaaataggacatatatcaaaacactctaaaactctacaagaatggcattaaaatatcttcaatctttgatatcaataaatgtcaatggcctgaattcacctattaaaagacacagagtaggaagatggatcagaaaacacaacccaacaatatgttgtctacaggaaactcacctaactcaacaagacaaacacagacttaaagtgaaagatggaaaactatcatacaagccaatggcccacaaaaaagggctggaacagctattctcatatctgacatgatagactttaaaatacataagatttaaaaagataggaatggacactacttaatggtcagaggatcagtcaatcaagaggacttaacaattattaacatctatgcacccaatgtgaagccatctaaatacatcaaacttctactgaaagctacagcaatatattaacagtaacacaatcatagtaggggacttcaacaccccactctctcaacttgacagatcatccaggaagaaaatcaataaagacataagggagctaaatgaagagagagataaactagaaccattggacattttcagagtcattcatcccaagaaactggaatacacattttactccaatccacatgggtcattctcaaggatagaccatatattaggccacaaagacagcatcagccaattcaagagcattgaaatcatcccaagcatcttctcagaccacagtggaatgaaactaacacttaacaatcaacaaaagattagtaacagtgccaaaatgtggaagctcaacagtacacttcttaacaacttctgggtcaaagaggaaatcaaggaagaaatcaaaatgtttcaagagttcaatgaaaatgaagacacaagctatcaaaatatttgggacacagctaaagcagtcctaagagggaagttcatagctatacaagcacacattaggaaacaagacaaagcacaaataaacagcctgattgcacatcttaaagacctagatgaagaacaacaaaggaaccctaaagcaacgagaaggtcagaaatcactaaagttagggcagaaataaataacattgggataggaaaaccatacaaaagatcaacgaaagtaaatgttggttcttcgaaagagtaaacaaaatcgacaaacctttagccagactcacaaaacaaaaaagggagaagacccaaataaatcggatagtaaatgaaagaggagatatcacaacagacactgcagaaattcaacatatcatgcaaggcttctatgaacaactatatgccaccaagctagagaacctggaagaaatggacaatttcctagatacctaccaacttccaaaactaagtaaagaggaagtggagaacatgaacaggcccatcacagctaatgaaattgaaacagttatcaaaaatctccccaaaaataaaagtcctggaccagatggttttacaaatgaattctacaaaaccttcaaagaagaactaatacctctacttttaaaagttttccagaagattgaaggcactggaatactccctgccagcttctatgaagccaacatcaccctgagaccaaaagcagacagggacacaaccaaaaaagaaaactacaaaccaatatctctgatgaacatagatgcgaaaatattaaacaaaattctagccaactggatacagcagtatatcaaaaagattgctcatcatgaccaagtggggtttatcccagacatgcaaggttggtttaatatacgtaaatcaatcaatgtgatccaccgcatcaacaaaagcaagaccaaaaaccacatggtcatatcaatagatgcagagaaagcctttgacaaaatacaacatccctttatgatcaaaacactacaaaaaatgggaatagatggaaaattcctcaagatagtggagtctatatatagcaaacctacagccaacatcatactcaatggtgaaaaactggaagcatttcccctcagatcaggtactagacagggctgcccactatcaccattactattcaacctagtgttggaagttcttgccatagcaatcaggcaggagcaaggaattaaaggcatacagattggaagagaagaagtcaaactctccttatttgcagatgacacgatagtatacatggaaaaacctaaggactccagcaagaagcttttggaaatcatcaggcaatacaggaaggtgtcaggctataaaattaacattcaaaagtcagtggcattcctctatgcaaacactaagaagaaattgaaatccagaaatcagttcctttttctatagcaacaaaaacaataaaatatctaggaataaacctaaccaaa from the Erinaceus europaeus unplaced genomic scaffold, mEriEur2.1 scaffold_695, whole genome shotgun sequence genome contains:
- the NKIRAS1 gene encoding NF-kappa-B inhibitor-interacting Ras-like protein 1 isoform X2 produces the protein MGKGCKVVVCGLLSVGKTAILEQLLYGNHTVGMEDCETMEDVYMASVETDRGVKEQLHLYDTRGLQEGVELPRHYFSFADGFVLVYSVNNLESFQRVELLKKEIDKFKDKKEILQVRYQKQVRG